GCTCGGGTATGTTCCCCCTGTAGGGTTGTTCTGCAAGCTAGGTAGGGTTCGACAGCTTGATCTTGTTGGACTTTTGGAGAATTATATTGCCAACTAGATTAAttcactttaaaatttttaaaacaatattattttagattgttttgtttttataaatattacattaacttataatcataaaatttgtgtataaaattaaaatgtataGCTATTCCTAACAGAATTTTCAAGCAATCAACTTGGGATATAAACGCATACTAACACATTGAATTtagtaaaaatatatgataaaatactaatacatttaatttagtgaaaatatatgataaaataaaagagaatatTATACAAAAGAGTTAGTTATAAAAACTTgtgaattttagaaaattagaaataaaaacaattcaaataaaattagaaaattaatatttattttttataagtaatagTGAGGGAAATAATTTTGGTTTttggaaattttatttttgatggaAAAGGTGTAAAAATTCTTGGAATATATTTTAAGCGTTTGTATTATTGAAAGTATATTATTAGATATATtgaaacaaatataaaatataaatatgaaaaaaaaaatgaggacATGTTCCTCTTAAAGGTGATACATCTTAATCCATATTTTCAGTGTACATATTCATTATTACCTAATCATTTgagttttctttatttcttttttcttttttcttttgaagaaGTAAGAGAGAACAGAGATTAGAATATTTTGTTGTTATTTGTTACCCCCATTAAATGACACATGATTTAAAGAGACTTCCGTTTCGGAACTCTCCTTTAACTCAATATGTAAATAAGCAGAGAGAATAAATCATATAACCCTTTATGTGGGTCACGGATAGGTCTCATGTGTTTTATGGAATGCGATTGATCTGATTTATCGAACTCAAGATCTTTCTCCTTAATTTCTTGCTTTTgtctaataataatttcaaattttagcaGTTGAACCTCGAAAAAGATTTAGACGATATACTCAAATTTTACCAGCCAAGGACTTCGAAGAAGATGGCACTGCAGTAAGTAAAGAGAGAAGTTGTTCTCTTATTAATTGACATGAAATTAAGCTAAAATCAAATTCCTTAATTCTGTAAAGGTTGCAAGACCCTGTGAAGAGATTAGCATAAGGTTGGAAACACATCAGAAGTTCTAACGTTCACTGTCACTGGCAATTAAAACCAGTGGAAAGAATTTTATCCAAGTCATACTACTAATCGATTATTAGTTCACGAAGCAGATGGGCTGGAGATCGAGTGAGCTCCATAATTCCCCCTCGTTTACGCTCGATCCCAGTGAGGAAGCAGATGAGACAGAGCCAGTAATAAAATCCTTGCAAGGAGTTTCTTCTTCGTGTTTCGCCGTCCCGTCGGGCTTCACTCCTTCTTCCATACTCTTCCTACTGCTACACGCGTTGCGGAGCTTGCTTAGTTGGTCACACTTCCCACCGTTTCCGGACCCAAGCTTCAGTTTCAGGCACTCGGGTATCCCGTTAAATGCATAGAGTGATGCCGAGAACTTCCTCTCGTAGTACTTCATCCTCTTCAGCGCGATGGAGGGCTCGTCCTCATCCCCCTCTGCCTCCAGCCCCATCGGGTCCACCACCACTATCTCCTCGGCAATCTTGAAGGGCGAGTAGTAGCAATCATCGGATTGCCTAACCTCGTCGAGGAAACGGAAATCTATGGCTCCGAGATCAGTCCCTCCCTCCTCCCCTTCCTCCACTGCATCTCCTCCAAGGCTGCAGTCCCCGCTCGAGGATTGATAGTCGAAGGCCCCGCATTCAGGGCTTCTGGTCTGGTAATTGTTGTCAGTGGCAGCGCTACTATTGGTTTTGTTATCACTGTTGTTATGGGGACTGTTTTCTTCCGGGAAGTTAAGGAAGTCGGTGAATTGCATCTCGGAGAAATCTGCTACGTGTTCCTGTACTAAGTGATTTTGTTGCTCGTTGAAGTTCGAGTTTGAATCCAATATGCTGGGACAGTCATGGCTGATGCTGTTGTTTCTAGCCCGGAGCCGCTGGAGGAGGAGGTTTGTGATCTTGGTTGGGAGGGCTGGGGAGGAGGAAGTGCCCGACCCCGAGCAAGGCCAGAAGTTGGTCCTGGTGTTGGCCCCACGTAGGAGGCAGGCGGCCTCATCATAGGCCCGGGCCGCCTCCTCGGCAGTGTCATAGGTCCCCAACCAAACCCGGATCTTCTGGATGGTGTCCTTGATCTCAGCCACCCATCTTCCCGATGGCCTCTGCCTGACCCCGACGAACCGTTTCCTTGCCCTCCTCATGCCTCCAAGCGCAGCCTCCTTCACCATCTCATCCCACGACGTGGTTTGCTCGGGTGTCGGGTTTGATGGGGTCTGCTCTTCTCCCTCACAAGCCTTTCTCTTCCTAGCCATATGAGTTTCTGTTTTAGGATTGAATTATGGGATTTTGAGTGTTTAAGGAATTATGAGGGTGAGTGTGGTAAGTTTTGCCCTTAATTCCTCACACTGTTGGTcatcaatttatatatgagTAGAAGGGGAAGATcatgtcaattttttttttttggccaataaATGATGGGAAATTTGAATGAGTCTTTTGCTAATATTTTAGTCCATGTTGCCCTGATTTTCTttaatgaattaatttataaaatgaatttggccaaaaaattaattttattaaattaaggcTTCCTTATATATCAAACCAAATGGATGATTGGAAATTTAGTAATGCTGCCTTGACTTGGAAAAAAGggcatttttctatttataaataCGTGAAATCTTTCTTCgtctttttttaatgaatatgaATATGTGAAATCACAATTTACATTTTGTTAACTGAAAAAATTATAGCATCATTCCATTTGTCGGATTTCTCC
Above is a window of Punica granatum isolate Tunisia-2019 chromosome 7, ASM765513v2, whole genome shotgun sequence DNA encoding:
- the LOC116213261 gene encoding ethylene-responsive transcription factor ERN1-like, with protein sequence MARKRKACEGEEQTPSNPTPEQTTSWDEMVKEAALGGMRRARKRFVGVRQRPSGRWVAEIKDTIQKIRVWLGTYDTAEEAARAYDEAACLLRGANTRTNFWPCSGSGTSSSPALPTKITNLLLQRLRARNNSISHDCPSILDSNSNFNEQQNHLVQEHVADFSEMQFTDFLNFPEENSPHNNSDNKTNSSAATDNNYQTRSPECGAFDYQSSSGDCSLGGDAVEEGEEGGTDLGAIDFRFLDEVRQSDDCYYSPFKIAEEIVVVDPMGLEAEGDEDEPSIALKRMKYYERKFSASLYAFNGIPECLKLKLGSGNGGKCDQLSKLRNACSSRKSMEEGVKPDGTAKHEEETPCKDFITGSVSSASSLGSSVNEGELWSSLDLQPICFVN